A region of Pseudarthrobacter sp. NIBRBAC000502770 DNA encodes the following proteins:
- a CDS encoding sigma-70 family RNA polymerase sigma factor, producing MPESFAAFAVDAAPVHRRQPVPAQNHTPPATSGRLRETFENDLVLKYLDLAEALAARFEARGRERADLNQVAYLGLVKAARGFDQAKGESFPAYAAPTITGELKRYLRDRTWVVRPPRHIQDLRTRLFRAEPELTQSLGRNPSVMELASELGSDPAEVQEAMSASSSMHPDSLDAVNPNSDAPSIGEVLACPETPLERLEELSCLRDAMQDLNDSDRELLYRRYFCEETQVQLGKRLGMSQMQVSRRLAKVLVELHRRLEEGARAGAVDGALGDATPGGAGRRGHPANTVAPFHRPLRAGHSTAAKRADRRHGGTGAR from the coding sequence ATGCCCGAATCCTTTGCCGCATTTGCCGTCGACGCTGCGCCCGTCCACCGCCGGCAGCCGGTACCAGCACAAAACCACACTCCGCCCGCCACCTCCGGGCGGCTTCGCGAGACGTTCGAAAACGATTTGGTCCTCAAATACCTGGACCTTGCAGAAGCCTTGGCTGCGCGCTTCGAAGCCCGCGGCAGGGAGCGGGCAGACCTGAACCAGGTTGCCTATCTGGGCCTGGTCAAGGCAGCCCGTGGCTTCGACCAGGCCAAGGGGGAAAGTTTCCCCGCCTACGCTGCGCCCACCATCACCGGCGAACTCAAGCGGTACCTCCGCGACCGGACCTGGGTGGTCCGCCCGCCGCGCCACATCCAGGACCTGAGGACCCGGCTGTTCCGGGCAGAGCCGGAGTTGACCCAGTCGCTGGGAAGGAATCCCAGCGTGATGGAGCTGGCCAGCGAACTGGGGAGCGATCCGGCCGAGGTGCAGGAGGCCATGTCGGCGTCCAGCAGCATGCACCCCGATTCCCTGGACGCGGTCAACCCCAACTCGGATGCACCATCCATCGGCGAGGTGCTGGCGTGCCCCGAGACACCGCTGGAGCGCCTTGAAGAACTGTCCTGCCTGCGCGACGCCATGCAGGACCTGAACGACTCGGACCGCGAGCTCCTGTACCGCCGCTACTTCTGCGAGGAAACCCAGGTGCAGCTGGGGAAGCGGTTGGGCATGTCCCAGATGCAGGTTTCCCGCCGCCTGGCCAAGGTGCTGGTGGAACTGCATCGCAGGCTGGAGGAAGGCGCCCGTGCCGGAGCAGTGGACGGGGCCCTCGGCGATGCAACGCCGGGCGGCGCAGGCCGGCGGGGCCACCCTGCCAACACGGTTGCGCCCTTCCACCGGCCGCTGAGGGCCGGACACTCCACCGCCGCGAAGCGGGCGGACCGGCGCCACGGCGGCACGGGGGCCAGGTAG
- a CDS encoding HAD-IIIA family hydrolase — MGSSEMSTLRAVLFDRDGTLVVDVPYNGDPGKVRPMAGAKEVLDGLRAAGIATGVVSNQSGIARGLITADDVAKVNARVEELLGPFDVWEVCPHAEQDSCSCRKPAPGMVHSACRKLGIHESEAALIGDIGADVGAAEAAGATGVLVPTPVTRAEEVAAARLVASDLSLAVGLLQELP; from the coding sequence ATGGGAAGCTCTGAAATGTCCACGCTCCGGGCTGTCCTGTTCGACAGGGACGGAACCCTGGTTGTCGATGTGCCCTACAACGGGGATCCCGGCAAGGTACGGCCGATGGCCGGCGCGAAAGAGGTGCTGGATGGCCTGCGGGCGGCAGGAATTGCCACTGGGGTTGTCAGTAACCAGTCGGGCATCGCCCGCGGCCTGATCACGGCCGACGACGTGGCAAAAGTCAATGCCCGGGTGGAAGAACTCCTGGGGCCGTTCGATGTGTGGGAGGTCTGCCCCCACGCGGAACAGGACAGCTGTTCCTGCCGCAAGCCGGCTCCCGGCATGGTGCACAGCGCCTGCCGCAAACTTGGGATCCACGAATCGGAAGCCGCCCTTATCGGGGACATTGGCGCCGACGTGGGGGCCGCCGAAGCTGCCGGCGCCACCGGGGTCCTGGTCCCCACGCCCGTGACCCGCGCCGAGGAGGTGGCCGCGGCGCGGCTGGTCGCCTCCGACCTGTCCTTAGCCGTGGGCCTGCTGCAGGAGCTGCCCTGA
- a CDS encoding glycosyltransferase family 9 protein encodes MGRVLVARLDSMGDVLLSGPAVRAVANGRAQHGGSTNHVVMLCGRQGEAAAAMLPGVDDVYSWDSPWIMNPAPRMTGPHADRLIEYVRNSRITEAVILTSFHQSPLPLALLLRLAGVERITGASTDYAGSLLDVRLKPGEDFPEDQPEAERALGIAEAAGFRLPAGDDGKLRINSVAEVAALVGTGPYVVVHPGAAVPARAWPPLHHAAAVELLQGAGYRVVVTGGPGETSLTATVAGPSALDLGGRTDLATMAGVMAGADAVISGNTGPAHLAAAVGTPVACLFSPVVPAIRWAPYGVPLELLGDQNAPCRMTRARICPVPGHPCLDSVSPEEVVAAVERLVSGVSSFSTHVSTRRKARNR; translated from the coding sequence ATGGGGCGCGTCCTGGTGGCCCGGCTGGACAGCATGGGCGATGTCCTCCTCTCCGGCCCGGCCGTCCGCGCGGTGGCCAACGGCCGCGCCCAGCACGGCGGCAGCACCAACCACGTGGTGATGCTGTGCGGCCGGCAGGGTGAAGCCGCCGCTGCCATGCTCCCGGGCGTCGATGACGTCTACAGCTGGGACAGCCCGTGGATCATGAACCCGGCGCCGCGGATGACGGGCCCGCATGCGGACCGCCTGATCGAATACGTGCGCAATTCCCGCATCACCGAAGCCGTCATCCTCACTTCCTTCCACCAATCGCCCCTGCCGCTGGCTCTCCTGCTGCGCCTGGCAGGCGTGGAGCGCATCACCGGTGCCTCCACGGATTACGCTGGCTCGCTGCTCGATGTCCGCCTGAAACCGGGGGAGGACTTCCCCGAGGACCAGCCCGAAGCGGAACGGGCGCTGGGCATCGCGGAAGCCGCCGGCTTCCGGCTCCCGGCGGGCGACGACGGAAAGCTGCGCATCAACTCCGTGGCCGAAGTGGCTGCCCTCGTAGGTACCGGACCCTACGTCGTGGTCCACCCCGGCGCGGCCGTCCCGGCAAGGGCGTGGCCTCCGCTGCACCATGCTGCCGCCGTCGAACTCCTCCAGGGGGCCGGGTACCGCGTGGTGGTGACCGGCGGTCCCGGCGAGACGTCGCTCACGGCCACGGTGGCAGGCCCCTCCGCCTTGGACCTGGGCGGCCGCACCGACCTTGCCACTATGGCGGGCGTCATGGCCGGGGCCGATGCGGTCATCAGCGGCAACACCGGCCCGGCCCACCTGGCGGCCGCGGTGGGCACGCCTGTCGCTTGCCTGTTTTCCCCCGTGGTCCCTGCGATCCGCTGGGCACCCTACGGCGTGCCGCTGGAACTCCTCGGAGACCAAAATGCGCCGTGCCGCATGACCCGGGCCCGGATTTGCCCGGTACCGGGCCACCCGTGCCTCGATTCGGTGTCGCCGGAGGAAGTGGTGGCAGCGGTGGAGCGCCTGGTAAGTGGAGTGAGCTCCTTCAGCACGCACGTCAGCACCCGTAGAAAGGCCCGCAACAGATGA
- a CDS encoding glycosyltransferase, whose protein sequence is MRILLWHVHGSWTDAFVRGRHEYLLPVLPGGGAWGLGRAGRDWPESVREVDLATLDADAVDAVVLQRPEEIDEVVRNLGRKPGVDLPAVFVEHNTPKGNFPNTSHPLAGQDRIPVVHVTHFNRLAWDNGSAPITVIEHGIPDPGQLYTGELPELGVVVNEPVRRGRVTGTDLLPAFASVAPLQVFGMKTEGLAAATGIEASRVTARGDLKTRDLHRELARCRVYVHPMRWTSLGLSLLEAMHLGMPVVVLATTEAPRAVPQEAGVVSADVDELLRCAARLVANPDEARRRGLAAREAALERYGLGKFQDRWDGLLADLRNRPRHPVNERPDERILVPARERKTP, encoded by the coding sequence ATGAGGATCCTGCTCTGGCACGTCCACGGTTCCTGGACGGATGCCTTTGTCCGCGGTCGCCACGAGTACCTGCTTCCCGTCCTGCCCGGAGGCGGCGCGTGGGGACTGGGCCGCGCCGGCAGGGACTGGCCGGAATCAGTGCGGGAGGTGGACCTGGCCACGCTCGACGCTGACGCCGTGGACGCCGTCGTCCTCCAACGCCCGGAAGAGATCGATGAAGTGGTACGAAACCTGGGACGGAAGCCCGGCGTCGACCTGCCGGCCGTGTTCGTGGAGCACAACACCCCCAAGGGAAATTTCCCGAACACCAGCCACCCGCTCGCCGGCCAGGACCGCATCCCGGTGGTCCACGTAACCCATTTCAACCGCCTGGCCTGGGACAACGGCTCCGCTCCCATCACCGTGATCGAGCACGGAATCCCGGACCCCGGACAGCTATACACCGGTGAGCTGCCGGAACTGGGGGTAGTGGTCAACGAACCTGTGCGGCGGGGCCGGGTCACAGGAACGGACTTGCTGCCGGCCTTCGCTTCGGTGGCTCCGCTGCAAGTGTTCGGCATGAAGACGGAAGGCCTGGCGGCAGCCACCGGAATCGAGGCTTCACGCGTGACGGCCCGGGGCGACCTGAAGACACGGGACCTGCACCGGGAACTTGCCCGCTGCCGCGTCTACGTCCATCCCATGCGCTGGACCTCGCTGGGGCTGTCCCTCCTGGAAGCCATGCACCTGGGCATGCCGGTGGTGGTGCTTGCCACCACTGAGGCCCCACGTGCCGTGCCGCAGGAAGCCGGCGTGGTCTCTGCCGACGTCGACGAGCTGCTCCGCTGTGCGGCGCGGCTGGTGGCCAATCCGGATGAAGCCCGACGGCGGGGACTCGCCGCCCGGGAGGCGGCGCTGGAGCGTTACGGCCTGGGCAAGTTCCAGGACCGCTGGGATGGGCTCCTGGCGGACCTGCGGAACCGGCCCCGGCACCCCGTTAACGAGCGGCCGGACGAGCGGATCCTCGTTCCGGCACGGGAGAGGAAGACACCATGA
- a CDS encoding glycosyltransferase, producing the protein MKIAMISEHASPLAALGGVDAGGQNVHVAALSEALAKRGHHVTVYTRRDATELPARVRVGRRFDVVHVDAGPARHVPKDQLLPYMGDLADGVARDWGQRPPDVVHGHFWMSGLAALEAARRPDAGYRVPMLQTFHALGTVKRRHQGAEDTSPEARRWLEPGVGRAADRIIATCSDEVFELKAMGIATGKISIAPCGVDLGFFSANGPVAERKRRYRILSVGRLVPRKGVDLVIRSLPYLKAAGFDDVELLIVGGGGDTNVMHSDPEIRRLLDLAAGLGVSEHVTLQGQVARTEMPGIFRSADAVVCAPWYEPFGIVPLEVMACGVPVVAAAVGGLRDTVVDHATGLHVPPRDPEAIASALSLLLEDPALRTKLGQAGERRARTRYSWDRVAAETEKAYQLAMAGAPASVPAGNVPMEGAAL; encoded by the coding sequence ATGAAGATCGCCATGATTTCCGAGCACGCCAGTCCGCTGGCGGCACTGGGCGGCGTGGACGCAGGCGGGCAGAACGTCCATGTTGCCGCGCTGTCCGAGGCCCTTGCCAAGCGCGGCCACCACGTCACCGTCTACACCCGCAGGGACGCAACGGAGCTTCCCGCACGGGTCCGGGTGGGGCGCCGGTTCGACGTGGTCCACGTGGACGCCGGGCCCGCCCGCCACGTGCCCAAGGACCAGCTGCTGCCCTACATGGGCGACCTCGCGGACGGCGTGGCCAGGGACTGGGGGCAGCGGCCGCCGGACGTGGTGCACGGCCACTTCTGGATGTCCGGCCTGGCAGCCTTGGAGGCGGCCAGGCGGCCCGACGCCGGGTACCGCGTGCCCATGCTGCAGACGTTCCATGCGCTGGGTACCGTCAAGCGGAGGCACCAGGGCGCGGAGGACACCAGCCCGGAGGCACGCCGCTGGCTGGAACCCGGCGTGGGACGCGCTGCCGACCGGATCATCGCTACCTGCTCAGACGAGGTCTTCGAGCTCAAGGCCATGGGCATCGCCACCGGCAAGATCTCCATTGCGCCCTGTGGGGTGGACCTGGGCTTCTTCTCGGCAAATGGGCCGGTGGCCGAAAGAAAGCGCCGCTACCGGATCCTGTCGGTGGGGCGGCTGGTGCCACGCAAGGGCGTTGACCTGGTGATCCGATCACTCCCGTACCTCAAGGCGGCGGGATTCGACGACGTCGAACTCCTGATCGTGGGCGGCGGGGGGGACACCAACGTCATGCACTCCGACCCCGAGATCCGGCGCCTGCTGGACCTTGCCGCCGGGCTGGGCGTGTCTGAACACGTGACCCTGCAGGGGCAGGTGGCCCGGACGGAGATGCCCGGCATCTTCCGCAGTGCCGATGCCGTGGTCTGCGCACCCTGGTACGAACCGTTCGGCATCGTCCCGCTCGAGGTGATGGCCTGCGGCGTCCCGGTAGTAGCAGCAGCCGTGGGCGGCCTCCGGGACACGGTGGTTGACCATGCCACGGGCCTGCACGTCCCGCCACGGGACCCCGAGGCCATCGCCTCGGCACTGTCACTGCTGCTGGAAGACCCCGCCCTCAGGACAAAACTCGGCCAGGCCGGGGAGCGGCGCGCACGCACCCGTTACTCCTGGGACCGGGTGGCAGCGGAAACCGAAAAGGCCTACCAGCTGGCCATGGCCGGTGCCCCGGCCAGCGTTCCGGCCGGGAACGTACCGATGGAAGGAGCTGCCCTGTGA
- a CDS encoding SIS domain-containing protein — translation MTAESSLREADLRTLTGAPPLPAVLPGATFVDPASAEAVRTHLDNVIPALDSLRSQSGRLAAWGVELAQRLLRGQRILAAGNGGSAAEAQHLTAELVGRFDSERVPFSAISLHAESSAVTAIANDYGYDEVFSRQVRAHGRSGDVLMLLSTSGKSPNLLRAAEAAARLNVTTWALTGSGPNPLADVCDQAVMIDALNANAQEGHLIALHAICRAFDLEVARHTPSVVAGFPRGGRA, via the coding sequence GTGACTGCCGAATCGTCCCTGCGCGAAGCAGACCTCCGTACCCTCACCGGAGCACCGCCGCTGCCCGCGGTGCTCCCAGGCGCCACATTCGTGGACCCCGCCAGCGCCGAGGCCGTCCGCACCCACCTGGACAATGTCATTCCGGCCCTTGATTCGCTCCGCAGCCAGTCCGGCCGGCTGGCCGCCTGGGGCGTGGAGCTTGCCCAGCGCCTGCTGCGCGGGCAGCGGATCCTGGCCGCGGGCAACGGCGGCTCAGCCGCGGAGGCGCAGCACCTCACCGCCGAACTGGTGGGCCGGTTCGACAGCGAACGGGTCCCGTTCTCCGCCATCTCCCTGCACGCGGAGTCGTCGGCGGTCACCGCCATCGCCAACGACTACGGGTACGACGAGGTCTTTTCCCGGCAGGTCCGCGCCCACGGCCGTTCCGGCGACGTGCTGATGCTGCTGTCCACCAGCGGCAAGAGCCCCAACCTGCTGCGCGCCGCAGAAGCGGCGGCCCGGCTCAACGTAACCACGTGGGCGCTCACCGGCTCCGGCCCCAATCCGCTGGCGGACGTCTGCGACCAGGCCGTCATGATCGACGCCCTGAACGCCAACGCCCAGGAAGGGCACCTGATCGCCCTGCATGCCATCTGCCGTGCCTTCGATCTTGAGGTTGCCCGGCACACCCCGTCCGTAGTGGCCGGGTTCCCGAGAGGGGGCCGGGCATGA
- a CDS encoding PfkB family carbohydrate kinase: MRIVVVGDVMLDVDLSGEATRLSPDAPVPVVDISGVRRRAGGAGLVARMLAQDGWPVTLVTVLGNDDAGSQLRAHLAGVQLVAGTSGYPSPVKTRVRAGSHPVVRFDQGCEKSPVPDVSPAMLRAVEQAGVVIVADYGRGLAANPRLRALLGRLAGEVPIVWDPHPSGPEPVPGVAVVTPNISEATKAVQAGSGSAAGSADTVAEILLQRWRSRAVLVTRGEEGAVLLRQGDTSARAVPAPRVEAGDPCGAGDRLAASLAVHLLAGSDLPEAAALAVHDAADFLAAGGVSALPDTAGADAAAGHPAPAAGRRTTEPLLLARSVRERGGTVVATGGCFDLIHAGHVRSLTAARGLGDCLIVCLNSDDSVRRLKGPQRPIIGQHDRAELLLAMECVDAVMVFDEDTPEAALDRLRPDIWVKGGDYKGARLPEADLVERWGGRCLTVPFHPARSTTGLADALAKVS; encoded by the coding sequence ATGAGGATCGTCGTCGTGGGAGACGTGATGCTCGACGTCGACCTTTCAGGTGAGGCCACCAGGCTCAGCCCGGATGCCCCCGTTCCCGTGGTGGACATTTCGGGTGTCCGACGCCGCGCCGGCGGCGCAGGCCTGGTGGCGCGCATGCTGGCCCAGGACGGCTGGCCCGTCACCCTGGTGACGGTCCTTGGCAATGACGACGCCGGCAGCCAGTTGCGTGCACACCTGGCCGGGGTGCAGCTCGTCGCGGGCACCAGTGGCTATCCCTCGCCCGTCAAAACCCGGGTCCGGGCGGGTTCGCATCCGGTGGTCCGCTTCGACCAGGGTTGTGAAAAATCGCCGGTTCCGGACGTGAGCCCGGCGATGCTCCGCGCCGTGGAACAGGCCGGCGTGGTCATCGTCGCCGACTACGGCAGGGGGCTGGCGGCCAACCCCCGGCTCCGCGCGCTGCTGGGCCGGCTGGCGGGTGAGGTCCCCATCGTGTGGGACCCGCACCCTTCAGGGCCGGAACCGGTGCCCGGGGTTGCCGTGGTGACACCGAACATTTCTGAAGCAACCAAAGCCGTCCAAGCTGGTTCCGGAAGCGCTGCAGGCTCGGCAGACACCGTGGCGGAAATTCTGCTCCAGCGGTGGCGCAGCCGGGCCGTGCTGGTGACCAGGGGCGAGGAAGGGGCGGTCCTGCTGCGGCAGGGTGATACCTCTGCCCGGGCCGTCCCCGCGCCAAGGGTGGAAGCCGGCGACCCCTGCGGGGCCGGCGACCGCCTGGCAGCCAGCCTCGCCGTGCACCTCCTGGCCGGCAGCGACCTTCCGGAAGCTGCCGCGCTGGCAGTCCACGATGCCGCCGACTTCCTGGCGGCCGGGGGCGTCTCGGCCCTGCCGGACACTGCAGGGGCCGACGCTGCCGCCGGACATCCGGCGCCGGCTGCCGGCCGGCGCACCACCGAACCCTTGCTCCTGGCCCGTTCCGTGCGCGAGCGCGGCGGGACGGTGGTGGCCACCGGCGGCTGCTTCGACCTGATCCACGCCGGCCACGTCCGGTCACTCACCGCAGCCCGCGGGTTGGGGGACTGCCTCATCGTTTGCCTGAACTCGGATGACTCGGTGCGGCGGCTCAAAGGCCCGCAGCGTCCCATTATCGGCCAGCACGACAGGGCCGAACTGCTCCTTGCCATGGAATGCGTGGACGCGGTGATGGTCTTCGATGAGGACACCCCGGAAGCCGCCCTGGACCGGCTCCGCCCCGATATCTGGGTCAAGGGCGGCGACTACAAGGGAGCCCGCCTGCCCGAGGCCGACCTCGTGGAAAGGTGGGGCGGCCGCTGCCTCACCGTTCCCTTCCACCCGGCCCGCTCCACCACCGGCCTGGCTGACGCGCTCGCCAAGGTCAGCTGA
- a CDS encoding SDR family oxidoreductase: MTAEPTATAATTPGRVLVTGGASGLGAAVVEAVLRSGGTPVVLDRDISTVSGVKAFEVDVADRAAVEHAVREAAETLGGLDAVVTAAGIDRCGKLADVEATEWEKVIGVNLMGTVSTVRAALPYLKESHGRVVTVASTLGKRAVADATAYCASKFGVVGFSHALAAETGGEIGVTTMIPGGMKTRFFDDRTEQYKPQDDSRLNDPANTAQAILFALNQPTGCEVREMLICHEEEGSWP, translated from the coding sequence ATGACCGCAGAACCAACCGCAACTGCTGCCACCACGCCCGGACGCGTCCTGGTCACCGGAGGTGCCTCCGGACTGGGGGCCGCCGTCGTCGAAGCAGTCCTCCGCTCCGGTGGCACTCCGGTGGTCCTGGACCGCGACATCAGTACCGTCTCGGGCGTCAAGGCGTTCGAAGTGGACGTCGCAGACCGTGCTGCCGTGGAGCACGCAGTCCGGGAAGCCGCGGAAACCCTCGGCGGCCTCGACGCGGTGGTTACCGCGGCAGGGATCGACCGCTGCGGCAAGCTCGCCGACGTCGAAGCCACCGAGTGGGAAAAGGTCATCGGGGTCAATCTGATGGGCACGGTTTCCACCGTGCGCGCCGCCCTGCCGTACCTGAAGGAAAGCCACGGGCGCGTGGTCACCGTAGCCTCCACCCTGGGCAAACGCGCCGTGGCTGATGCCACCGCGTACTGCGCCTCCAAGTTCGGCGTGGTGGGATTCAGCCACGCGCTGGCCGCGGAAACCGGAGGGGAAATCGGCGTGACCACCATGATTCCGGGCGGCATGAAGACCCGGTTCTTCGATGACCGGACCGAGCAGTACAAACCGCAGGACGATTCCCGGCTCAACGATCCCGCCAACACCGCACAGGCCATCCTGTTCGCCTTGAACCAGCCCACCGGCTGCGAGGTCAGGGAAATGCTGATCTGCCACGAGGAAGAGGGCTCCTGGCCCTAA
- a CDS encoding aldehyde dehydrogenase, with product MPTTATETTAGKETVEGAGITIQDPRTGEVLWTVPQAGPDAVNDAVDVARRAAPGWAATAPAERGAALRAAAKALDAAARELAGLNASETGRPEEEALAGIAAAVSTLEQYAELGPVHRGHSLRGSRLASDYTIAEPRGVAVLLTPWNDPVAVACGMIGAALVTGNAVIHKPSERCPRLGEALGEVLAPAFPAGVFLTLSGGAGVGEALSRADVDVLAHVGSSASGARIAEAGARTGAHVIRENGGNDPLVVDRDVDPAWAAEQAAIGAFSNSGQICTAVERIYVHQDIAEAFCSALEAEAALRNSNGSVAPLVDLRMRDAVHGHVAEALDRGARAVEGGALPDGPGSFYPATVLLGCTEGMQVMAEETFGPVAPVQVVDTFDDGLRLACSGRYGLAATVLSSNLAHIQQAVAALPVGTVKVNAVFGGAPGGAAQPRGESGAGFGYGPELLDEFTQVKVVHIEAPPAYARAGRAEVDQP from the coding sequence ATGCCCACCACAGCCACTGAAACAACCGCAGGCAAGGAAACAGTCGAGGGCGCCGGCATCACCATCCAGGACCCGCGGACCGGTGAAGTGCTCTGGACGGTGCCCCAGGCGGGCCCGGACGCAGTAAATGATGCCGTGGACGTGGCCCGCAGAGCTGCGCCCGGCTGGGCGGCGACAGCTCCGGCCGAGCGCGGCGCGGCCCTTCGCGCCGCCGCCAAGGCGCTGGATGCTGCCGCCCGGGAGCTCGCAGGGCTGAATGCCAGCGAAACCGGGCGGCCCGAAGAAGAAGCGCTGGCCGGAATCGCCGCCGCCGTATCCACCCTTGAGCAGTATGCCGAACTGGGCCCGGTGCACCGCGGCCACAGCCTCCGCGGGAGCCGGCTCGCCTCCGACTACACCATCGCCGAGCCGCGCGGCGTGGCCGTCCTGCTGACCCCCTGGAATGACCCGGTGGCAGTAGCCTGCGGCATGATCGGGGCCGCGTTGGTGACGGGCAACGCGGTCATCCACAAGCCCAGCGAGCGCTGCCCCCGGCTGGGGGAGGCGCTGGGCGAAGTCCTGGCACCGGCCTTTCCCGCCGGCGTCTTCCTGACCCTCTCCGGCGGCGCAGGGGTGGGGGAAGCCCTGTCCCGGGCGGACGTGGACGTGCTCGCCCACGTCGGTTCCAGCGCCTCAGGTGCCCGGATCGCGGAGGCAGGAGCCCGTACCGGTGCCCACGTCATCCGCGAAAACGGCGGCAACGATCCCTTGGTGGTGGACCGCGACGTGGACCCGGCGTGGGCTGCGGAACAGGCCGCCATCGGCGCCTTCAGCAACAGCGGCCAGATCTGCACCGCCGTGGAACGCATCTACGTCCATCAAGACATCGCCGAGGCGTTCTGCAGCGCACTCGAAGCCGAGGCTGCCCTCCGGAACAGCAACGGATCCGTGGCGCCGCTGGTTGACCTACGGATGCGCGACGCCGTCCACGGGCATGTTGCGGAGGCCCTGGACCGCGGCGCCCGCGCCGTGGAAGGCGGTGCACTGCCGGACGGGCCCGGATCCTTCTACCCCGCCACCGTCCTGCTCGGCTGCACCGAAGGAATGCAGGTTATGGCGGAGGAAACGTTCGGCCCGGTGGCCCCGGTCCAGGTGGTGGACACGTTCGACGACGGCCTGCGCCTGGCGTGCAGCGGCAGGTACGGCCTGGCCGCCACCGTCCTGAGCAGCAACCTTGCGCACATCCAGCAGGCCGTGGCCGCGCTGCCGGTGGGAACGGTCAAGGTCAACGCGGTCTTTGGCGGCGCTCCGGGCGGGGCAGCCCAGCCCCGCGGGGAGAGCGGCGCCGGGTTCGGCTACGGGCCCGAGCTGCTGGACGAATTCACGCAGGTCAAGGTGGTGCACATCGAAGCTCCGCCGGCCTATGCACGGGCCGGCCGTGCCGAAGTGGACCAGCCATGA